One genomic segment of Helianthus annuus cultivar XRQ/B chromosome 14, HanXRQr2.0-SUNRISE, whole genome shotgun sequence includes these proteins:
- the LOC110906692 gene encoding receptor-like kinase TMK3, whose translation MGSQPDNSNQLSPGITPSTGDSVIGGVPAIQLKKKPNVVPSLTPVAVFAGLALLTVALGLYLCKLKKATSSEPPSSLVIHPLDTFNSDNTIGILIANDTHMHASVGSGSSESPVIKSGNMIIWVQVLKNATKNFGKESELGHGGFGIVYKGQLDNGTKIAVLTKVRHRHLVSLLGYSTEGLERILVYEYMPQGALSGHLFHWKNFKLEPLCWKRRLNIALDMARGTKSLHTLAYQSFIHRDLKSSNILLGDDFRAKVSDFGMVKLVPDGWKSIMTRVAGMFGYVAPEYDVIGKLTTKVEVFSRCVVLMELLTDLMVLDKDRPKEKRYLVEWFWLAGSLVL comes from the exons ATGGGTTCCCAGCCCGACAACAGCAACCAACTTTCACCTGGGATTACTCCTAGTACTGGTGATTCGGTTATTGGTGGTGTTCCCGCTATACAGCTGAAGAAGAAACCAAATGTAGTTCCGTCCCTCACTCCTGTTGCGGTTTTTGCTGGTTTAGCGCTTTTAACCGTCGCTTTAGGTCTCTACTTATGCAAATTGAAGAAAGCTACCTCAAGTGAACCACCGAGCTCACTTGTTATTCACCCCCTGGACACATTTAACTCGGATAACACAATCGGAATTTTGATCGCCAATGACACACACATGCATGCTAGTGTTGGCAGTGGTTCGAGTGAGTCCCCTGTAATCAAGTCTGGAAACATGATCATTTGGGTTCAAGTATTAAAAAATGCGACAAAAAACTTCGGAAAAGAAAGCGAGCTTGGGCATGGCGGGTTCGGGATCGTTTATAAGGGCCAGTTAGACAATGGCACAAAAATAGCAGTTTTAACAAAGGTTAGACACAGACATTTGGTGTCACTTTTAGGGTATTCAACTGAAGGGCTCGAAAGAATTCTTGTTTATGAATATATGCCTCAAGGTGCATTAAGTGGGCATCTATTTCATTGGAAAAACTTCAAATTGGAACCACTTTGTTGGAAAAGGAGGTTAAATATTGCATTGGATATGGCTAGAGGTACGAAATCTCTTCATACTTTGGCTTATCAGAGCTTTATACACCGGGATCTCAAATCGTCCAATATTTTACTTGGCGATGATTTTCGAGCCAAAGTTTCGGACTTTGGAATGGTGAAACTCGTCCCGGATGGTTGGAAGTCAATTATGACTCGGGTAGCTGGGATGTTTGGATACGTTGCCCCTGAATATGATG TGATAGGTAAATTGACAACTAAGGTCGAAGTCTTCAGTCGCTGTGTCGTTCTTATGGAGCTACTAACCGACTTAATGGTGTTAGACAAGGACAGACCTAAAGAAAAACGATACCTGGTAGAATGGTTTTGGCTGGCTGGGTCACTAGTGTTGTAG